In Solanum pennellii chromosome 3, SPENNV200, a single window of DNA contains:
- the LOC107014023 gene encoding LOW QUALITY PROTEIN: omega-hydroxypalmitate O-feruloyl transferase (The sequence of the model RefSeq protein was modified relative to this genomic sequence to represent the inferred CDS: inserted 2 bases in 2 codons; substituted 1 base at 1 genomic stop codon), which yields MAMVDGDYTVSFIRKSAVKATVTIPKPYVLTLSNLDLLSGRFPVTYFYIYEKAKHNSSSASIADELRKSLSNYLSHFYPFAGRIISNTETHEPEIVCDNTGALFXEAQASNFLKQLDLYNLNKCLEGKLVPTNQEFAVQVQLTNYKCGGMFITFTFDHALGDASSFXMWSQIARKKSLSFSPDHRXYLLRARNPPIYNPSFDESFISCSLHDVHNISTPRTLVKRLYYIDASSIDRLQNIVSIDGTKRTKIEAFSAYIWKIMVKAIDKGHKMCKMGWLVDGTTRICNYNEKVTENHIGNALSIAVGEASVSEIDQALMSGVAKKVHNAISKVTSAEHFLDLIDWIEWNKPGLMLSKTVLGQGGPAIVVSSGWRFPVAEVDFGFGSPVLRTVYSTIKKLGVGYINQREGAKGDGSWTVSAILWPEMIEALESDSNHVFQPMTSDHLKLS from the exons ATGGCAATGGTAGATGGCGATTACACAGTAAGTTTCATTAGAAAATCTGCAGTAAAAGCTACCGTTACGATTCCAAAACCCTACGTGCTCACCCTTTCGAACCTTGACCTCCTCTCTGGACGTTTTCCAGTGACTTACTTTTACATCTATGAAAAAGCAAAACATAACAGCTCATCAGCTTCCATTGCTGATGAGTTAAGAAAATCCCTGTCTAATTATCTCTCACATTTTTACCCGTTTGCTGGTCGAATTATTTCAAATACAGAGACACATGAGCCTGAAATTGTATGTGATAATACTGGTGCTCTGT TGGAAGCACAAGCGAGTAATTTTCTAAAACAACTTGATTTGTATAATCTCAACAAGTGTTTGGAGGGAAAATTAGTTCCGACTAATCAGGAGTTCGCAGTACAAGTCCAACTCACAAATTACAAATGCGGAGGCATGTTTATAACGTTCACATTTGATCATGCTTTAGGTGATGCTAGTTCCT TCATGTGGTCCCAGATAGCAAGGAAAAAATCCCTCTCTTTCTCACCGGATCACAGGTGATATCTTCTCCGTGCACGAAATCCACCTATTTACAACCCTTCCTTTGACGAATCTTTCATTTCATGCTCCCTTCATGATGTACACAATATATCAACCCCGAGAACTCTGGTTAAGCGCCTATACTACATTGATGCATCCAGTATTGATAGGCTGCAGAACATTGTATCGATTGATGGTACGAAAAGGACTAAAATCGAGGCATTTTCAGCTTATATATGGAAGATTATGGTCAAGGCAATTGATAAAGGACACAAGATGTGTAAGATGGGATGGTTAGTGGATGGAACAACAAGGATATGCAATTACAATGAAAAAGTAACGGAGAACCATATCGGGAATGCTTTATCTATAGCTGTTGGAGAAGCAAGTGTTAGTGAAATTGATCAAGCGTTGATGTCAGGTGTTGCAAAGAAGGTGCACAATGCTATCTCTAAAGTGACTAGTGCAGAACATTTCTTGGATTTAATAGATTGGATTGAATGGAACAAGCCTGGATTGATGCTCTCAAAGACTGTCCTTGGACAAGGTGGTCCGGCTATTGTAGTTTCATCTGGATGGAGATTCCCGGTGGCTGAAGTAGATTTTGGTTTCGGAAGTCCAGTTCTACGAACGGTTTACTCCACCATAAAAAAGCTCGGAGTTGGTTACATCAACCAAAGGGAAGGTGCTAAGGGCGACGGATCATGGACCGTCTCAGCTATATTGTGGCCTGAGATGATTGAAGCATTAGAATCGGATTCTAATCATGTTTTTCAACCTATGACTTCAGATCATCTTAAACTTAGCTAG